Proteins encoded in a region of the Alphaproteobacteria bacterium genome:
- a CDS encoding DUF1441 family protein, which translates to METNKSPEAPEIRNLSETARFFGITDPTLKRWIEDGCPVEKKGGNGVSWELDLRKVADWRRGLEAEEQRKLLDRAESDAQLRLELLGGDQLPEFTDDGGLGKLSARGRAEIIRAEMDKVKLSQLRRTLVPADEVRADQVRLFALIRDRMRSLPDDLGHRFGLMPEQVDEALHMIDEMLDDLATDIESMPSLKRDLADAAAA; encoded by the coding sequence ATGGAGACGAACAAATCTCCAGAAGCGCCCGAGATCCGCAACCTTTCAGAAACGGCCCGGTTTTTCGGTATCACTGACCCAACGCTTAAGCGCTGGATCGAAGATGGTTGCCCTGTCGAGAAGAAAGGCGGGAACGGCGTCAGCTGGGAACTCGATCTGCGCAAGGTTGCCGATTGGCGGCGCGGTCTGGAAGCCGAGGAACAGCGCAAGCTGCTTGACCGTGCTGAATCTGACGCTCAATTGCGCTTGGAACTTCTTGGCGGTGACCAGCTTCCTGAATTCACCGATGACGGCGGATTAGGCAAGCTGTCTGCGCGCGGTCGTGCCGAGATCATCCGGGCCGAAATGGACAAGGTGAAGCTGTCACAGCTTCGCCGCACGTTGGTTCCAGCCGATGAAGTGAGGGCCGATCAGGTCCGTTTGTTCGCCCTGATCCGCGACCGCATGCGGTCGCTTCCAGATGACCTTGGACATCGATTTGGCCTGATGCCTGAGCAGGTAGACGAGGCCTTGCATATGATCGACGAAATGCTGGACGATCTGGCAACAGACATCGAGTCAATGCCAAGTTTAAAACGCGATCTGGCCGATGCTGCCGCTGCGTGA